TCGAGGTTGTCGGGAAGGGTGGTGAGATAGCAGGAGGAGAGCTGCGGGCGCAGGGTGCCGGAGTTGAACAGGGTCGGGGTGCTGCTCATGAAGTCGAAGCTGGAAAGCAGATCATAGAACTCGATCGCCCGCGCCTCGCGCTCGATCTCGTTGCTGGCCAGGCCCATGGCCACACGCATGAAAAACGCCTGCGGCAGTTCGAAGCGGGTCTTGTCATGGTGTATGAAGTAGCGGTCATAGAGGGTCTGCAGACCCAGATATGTGAACTGCAGATCGCGCTCGGGCTTGAGCGCGGCGCCGAGCCGATCCAGGTCGAAGCGGGTCAGTTCGCTGTCGAGCAGTTCCAGTTCCGCCCCGCGGTGGATGCAGGCCTTGAAGTAGTCGGGATAGCGCGTGGCCATTTCCGCCTGGGTGACCCGGGCGCTGCCGCCGCCTACAAAGCCCAGTGCCTCACGCCGCAGGTTGTCGAGCAGCAGGCGGGCGGCGACGTGGCTGTAGTCGGCTTCGCGATCGATCATCATGCGCCCGGCCATGACCAGTGCCTGGCCGACATCCCGCTCATGCATGCCGTCGAAGAGGTTGCGCCGGGCTTCCTGCAACACCGCGGCCGCGTCCACGTCCGTGAGCCCGGCGGTCGCCTCCTCGATCAGGGTTTCGATGTGGGCCAGGTCGAGCGGCCGGGTGCTGCCGTCATCGAGCGTAACCGTGAGTACGGCCTCGTCCTCGGCCGGCCGGCCCGCGCTCGCTGCGCGCCCGGCGGCGCGTCTTTCGGCCTGCTGATGGCGGTACAGGACATAGGCACGGGCGGTCTTGTGCTCGCTGGCGCGCATCAGCGCCAGTTCGACCTGATCCTGGATGTCCTCGATGTGGACGGTGCCGCTGCCCGGCACGCGTCCGAACAGCGCGTCGATGACCTGGTCGGTCAGTTGCTCGACGGTCTCGTGGACCCGGCTGGAGGCCGCGGCGGTGCCGCCTTCCACGGCCAGGAAGGCCTTGGTCATGGCAATGGCGATCTTGCTGCGGTCGAAGGCGGTGACCTTGCCATTGCGGCGGATGACGCGGTAGCCGGTTGGCGTCGGCGGTTCCGGTTCCGGCCGCCGGGCGGCCGCCGGCGTCGGCGATTCGGTTGCGGTGGTGGTTGTCAGCATGCTCTCCCCCTCTCTGCGTGGTGGCAGTGTGTCGATGACAGCGGGAGACGCGCGGGCGAGGCTGGCGGGCCGGGATCGGGAAATCTGGCGGCTCTGCCACCCTGAGGCCTTGGCGCGAGACCCGGGTGCATGGATTCGTGTGGAATCCACTCCGGCAGGTATTCGGGCTCGGGGGCTCGAACGGCGGTTGCCGTTCACCTGTGCCACGGCTTCCCATCCCGAAGGACAGTGCCTGTGCGTGCTGCACCTGTGGCGTCGTTCCCCCATACCGCTGCGCGACAGCCCCGGATTCTCACCGGGTTCCCTGTTGCCGCAACCACAATATCTAGTGGTCGCACCGGAGGTGAAGCCCAATATAGGAGATAATCGGGCGGGGTTCAAGCGGGTGGCGATCTATCTTTCGGCCGCCGTCGCCAGGGCGATGAAGTCTGCCAGCCAGGGTAGTTCGGCCTCGGTGGTCCGCACGGCCGCGTACATGCGCCCGCCCATGCCTTGCGGGCCCAGCGGCCGGGCCGCCAGGCGATCGGCTTCCAGAGCCGGGCGCAGGACCCAGTCGGGCAGCGCAGCCAGGCCGCGGCGGCTGGCCACCAACTGCAACAGGACGGCGGTCAGTTCGCATTGGCGGACCTGCGCCGGCGTCACACCGGCCGGATCGAGGAAGTGGGTGAAGATATCCAGCCGCTGCTGCGGGACGGGGTAGGTGATGAGTGCCTGGTCGGCCAGGTCCTGCGGGCGGATCCAGTCGCGTTCAACCAGCGGATGGTCGGTCGGCATGGCCAGGAGGGCGCGATAGTCGAACAACGGCTGGAACTCCAGCCTCGGCCGCTCGATGGGGTCGGAGGTGATGACCAGGTCGATGTCGCCATCGATCAGTGCGGGCAGGGCATCGAAGTGGTCCGGCGTGCGGATGTCGATCTCGACTTCCGGCCAGCGCTGGCGGAAGTCCTCCAGCAGTGGCAGCAGCCAGTCGAAGCAGGCATGGCATTCGATGGTGACATAGAGGCGGCCGACTCGGCCGGCAGCGATTCCCAGCAGACTGTGTTCGACCTGCTCCAGCGCCGGCAGGACTTCCTGCGCGAGCGCGAGCACACGTTCGCCGGCCGGAGTGAGGCGGATCGGCCGACTGCCGCGATGGAGCAGCGTCACCCCGTAGTGATCCTCCAGGGTGCGAAGCTGGTGAGACAGTGCCGACTGGGTCAGATGCACTCGCTCCGCCGCCTGCGCCAGGCTGCCGCTGGCCGCGAGGGCGGCGAGGGTGCGGAGGTGCCGGATCTCGATCGTCATGAATAAAATTCAATTAAATAATGAAAATATTGAGATTGATTCATTTAAGTGTCGGGCACCATACTCCGCGGCCTCATTCAGAACAAGAGGCAGAAGACACCATGACCACGACGCATAATCTCGGTTTTCCCCGTATCGGCCATCGGCGCGAACTGAAATTCGCCACCGAACAGTACTGGCGCGGCGAGATCGATCGCGACACTCTGCTCAGGACCGGGCGCGAACTGCGCGAGCGGCACTGGAAGCTCCAGCAGGCGGCCGGTCTGGACCTCATTCCCGTGGGCGACTTCTCGCTCTATGACCAGGTCCTGGACCATGCCGTGATGTTCGGCGTCGTGCCGCGCCGCTTCGGGCATGCGGGCGGTCCGGTCGATCTGGATACGATGTTTCGCATGGCCCGGGGCCGCGCCCCGACCGGCACACCGGCCGCGGCCTGCGAAATGACCAAGTGGTTCGACACCAACTATCACTACCTGGTCCCGGAATTCGAGACCGATACGCGTTTCGCCCTGTCCTCGGAGCACCTGTTCGAACAGGTCGAGGAGGCCGGGGCATTGGGCATCCCCGTCAAGCCGGTGCTGCTGGGGCCCCTGAGTTTTCTGTGGCTGGGGAAGTCGCGGGACACCCGCGCGGCGCCCCTGGCGCTGCTCGAGCAGTTGCTGCCCGTCTACGGTGAGGTGCTGGAGCGGCTGGCCGGGCTCGGCGCCGACTGGGTGCAGATCGACGAGCCGATCCTGACCCTGGACCTGCCCGCCGCCTGGCACAAGGCCTTCGAATCGACCTATCATCGATTGCAGAGCGCTCCGGTGAAGCTGCTGCTCACCACCTATTTCGGTGCATTGCAGGACAACCTGTGTCTGGCTGCCAACCTGCCCGTCGCCGGCCTGCACATCGACGCCGTGCGCGCCCCGGAACAGGTCGCTGCCGTGGCCGACTGGCTGGCGCCGCACAAGGTGCTCTCCGTGGGCAGCGTCGACGGCCGCAACATCTGGCGCACCGATCTCAGCGCCGCGCTCGATCGCCTCGAGCCGCTGCGGGAGGCATTGGGCGAGCGTCTGTGGATCGCGCCTTCATGCTCGCTGCTGCACGTGCCGGTGGACCTGGGGCAGGAAGACAGGCTGGATGCCGAACTGCGGTCCTGGCTGGCCTTCGCCACGCAGAAGGTCGAGGAGGTCAGCGCGCTCAAACAGGCCCTGGACCGTGGTCGCGAGGCCGCCGTGGCCGCCCTGCAGGCCAGCGATGCGGCGGTCCACTCCCGGGCGCGGTCGCAGCGACTGCACCGGCCCGAGGTGCGCGAGCGGATGGCGCGCGTCGACGCTCGCATGTCTCAGCGCCAGCACCCCTACAGCGAACGCGCCAGGGTGCAGCATCAGCGACTTAACCTGCCGGCCTTTCCGACCACGACCATTGGTTCCTTCCCGCAAACGGACGAGATCCGCGCCGCACGGCGCGATTTCAAGGCCGGGCGTATCACCGCGCAGGCCTACGACGACAAGATGCGCGAGCAGATCGCCTATGCGGTCAGACAGCAGGAGGACTATGGCCTGGATGTCCTGGTGCATGGCGAGGCCGAGCGCAACGACATGGTCGAGTACTTCGGTGAGCAACTCGAAGGCTATGCCTTCACCCGCTATGGCTGGGTGCAGTCCTATGGCTCACGCTGCGTGAAGCCGCCGATCCTGTTCGGCGACGTGGTGCGCCCTCACCCCATGACCGTGGAGTGGGCGCGCTACGCCCAGGCGCTGACCGACAAGCCCATGAAGGGGATGCTGACCGGGCCGGTGACCATGTTGCAATGGGCCTTCGTGCGTGATGATCAGCCGCGCGAGGAGACCTGCCTGCAGGTCGCACTGGCGCTGCGTGACGAGGTCACCGATCTCGAAGCCGCGGGCATCGGCGTCATCCAGATCGACGAGCCGGCTCTGCGCGAAGGTCTGCCGCTGCGCCGCGATGACTGGACGGGCTACCTGGCCTGGGCGGCCCGCTGCTTCCGCATCGCCGCCAGCGGCGTGCGGGACGAAACCCAGATCCATACCCATATGTGCTATTCGGAGTTCAACGACATCATCGAGGCCATCGCGGATCTGGATGCTGACGTGATCACCATCGAGACGGCGCGCTCCGATATGGAACTGCTGGATGCCTTCCACGACTTCGATTACCCGAACGAGATCGGCCCCGGGGTCTACGATATCCATTCTCCGAACCGTCCGGAGGTGACGCAGATGGTCGAGTTGATGCGCAAGGCGGCGCAGCGCATCCCCGCCGCACGTCTGTGGGTGAACCCCGACTGTGGGCTCAAGACGCGCGGCTGGCCCGAGGTGGAGGATTCGCTGCGCAACATGGTCACGGCCGCCAGGCAACTCAGGCGGATGCAGGGACAGGATATCCGGACGACCGGGTCCTGATCGGGTGCATGCCGGCGTTGCTGCGGTCAGTGCCGGGAGCGGCAGTTGCCATCAGTTCAGGTGGCTCCTGCTGCATCTCGGCAGAGCTGTACCTTGTGGCGCTCCAGCCAGGCCTTCAGCACGGCCATGTGACGGGTGGGGCGGCTGCCGTCCTGCTGCCCGCTCTTTCTACTAACAATAACGATTATCATTTAGATTATTTTTATTGTATAGTCTGCTGGGAATGTCATAGGCAACACCTGATACCAGCGCCATGTCATGGACTTACGAACAGCATCTGGCGGACTTCTACCGTCAGCATCACAGTTGGCTGCAGCAGCTGTTGCGTCGGCGAGCAGGCTGCTCCGAGACCGCGGCTGACCTGGCGCAGGATACCTTCCTGCGGCTGCTCAGCCGCGACGAGGACCTGAGCCGGATCGATTCGCCGCGGGCCTATCTGACCCGCATCGCCCAGGGGCTGCTGGCCAACCACTGGCGCCGGCGTGACATCGAACAGGCCTATCTCGACGCCCTGAGCCGGCAGCCGGAAGCGCTCGCGCCCTCGCCGGAGGTGCATCACCTCATTGTGGAGACCCTGTATCGCCTGGATGCCGCCCTGCGGGACCTGCCGGAGCAGGTCCGCCAGGCCTTTCTGTTGTCCCGGCTGGAGGGCGTGCGCTATGCCGACATCGCCGCCGAGTTCGGGGTCAGTGAGCGTATGGTCAAGAAGTACATAGCCCGGGCCATGCTGCAATGCCTGCAGGCGGATCTGGATCTGGCGGCATGACACAACGCCATGCAGGCAGCAGCGTGGACCCGATGGACGCCCTGGAGCAGGCCGCCGAATGGTTTGCCTGTCTGCAGGGCGAGGAAGTCAGCGCCACTGAACGCGAGCGCTGGCGGCAGTGGCTGCAGGCGAGTGCGGCGCATCGCCAGGCCTGGGCGCGGGTGGAGCGCATCGACCACCAGTTCCGCAGCCTGCCCGCGCAGCCGGCGCGTCAGGCGCTGCAAGCGGCCGGTCGCAGTCGGCGCCGCTTCCTCAAGGGGGTGGTCGGGCTGGGCCTGGTGGCACCGGTGGGCTGGCTGGCCTGGCGGCAGATGGCGCCGACGGCGGGACTGACCCGGCTGCACACCGCCACCGGCGAGATCCGCGAAATCGAACTCCCCGATGGCAGCCGGCTCTGGCTCAACACCGACACGGCCGTGCATCTGGATTACACCCCGGCGCTACGCCGGCTGGAACTGCTGGCCGGCGAGGTCCATCTCGCGACCGCCGCCGATCCGCGGCCGCTGCGCATCGACACACCGTACGGCCCAGCGTCGCCCCTGGGCACCCGCTTCAGCGTGCGGCTGGAGGAACACCGGGCCCGGGTCGCGGTGAGCGCCGGACGGGTCGCGGTCACACCCCGGCAGGGCGCCGGGACCAGTGAGATCGCGGCCGGCCGGGTGCGGACCTTCACCCGCCGGCAGGTGTCGGCGAGCACGCCGCTGACATCGCAGGACGCGGCCTGGCCCCGCGGCATGCTGGTGGCGGATAACCTGGCGCTGGGCGCGTTTCTCGCCGAACTGGAGCGCTATCGGGTGGGCGTGATCCGCTGCGATGCCGGGGTTGCCGACCTGAAACTGGTCGGCGCCTATCCACTGGAGGATACCGACCGCGTTCTCGCGGCCCTGGAGGCCAGCCTGCCGGTCCGGGTGACGCGCATCACCCCCTGGTGGGTCAGCGTACAGGCGCGCTGAGACAGTTCAATGCGCGTGCAATGCCTACTCAAGAAAAAATCACGATCCGGTTCGGATGGCGCTTGCTCAGCTGTCATTGCGAGCGAAGCGTGGCAATCTCATACCGCAAAATCAGCCGGTCAGAGATTGCCGCGTCACTTCGTTCCTCGCAATGACCTTAAGCATGTGTCATTGCGATGCGGTTCCCCTTTTTCCGGCTCGCGGGGCAGAGAGGAAAACCACCCTCTCAGAACGCAATTCGAATCAAGGAGTCCCGCATGCAAACGCTCAACCGCCGCAGCCGCCCGCTGGCCCTGGCCGTCAGCCTTGCCCTGATCCCGCTGTCCCCGGCCGTCCTGGCCGCGTCGCCCGACGCAGCCGGTGCCCAGTATCAGGCCACCCAGCGCTACGCTATCCCGGCCGGCCCGCTGGGCACGGCACTGAGCCGCTTCGCCGCCGAGGCCGGGCTGCTGCTGTCCAGCGATGCCAGCCTGACCGCCGGCAAGCGCAGCCCCGGGCTGCACGGTGAATACAGCCGTGAGCAGGCCCTGCGCCAGCTGCTGGCCGGCAGCGGCCTGGAGTTCCGCTTTACCGATGCCGATACGGTGATGCTGCAGCCGGCATCCGGCGCGGGCGCGATGCAACTGTCCACCATTGCGGTGACCGCCACCCGCGGCAACAGTGTCAAGGGGGAGACGCCGCAGAAGATCACCGTCATCGGCCGCGAGCAGATCGAGGAGCAGTTGCAGCACAGCACCAATCGCGGCCAGATCCTCAGCAACCTGATCCCCGGCTATACCCCGGGGCGGCAGAAGCTGACCAATTCCGGCGAGACCTTCCGCGGCCGCGATGCCCTGATCCTGATCGACGGCGTGCCCCAGTCCAATCCGCTGCGCGACAGCGCCCGCGACGGCTACACCATCGATCTCAGCATGGTCGAGCGCATCGAGGTGATCCACGGTGCCAGCGCCGAGCATGGCCTGGGCGCGACCGGCGGCATCATCAACTATGTGACCAAGCGGGCCGAGGCCGGTGAGCTCAACCAGCACGCCGCCGTACGCATGACCGCCGACAACGAGTTCCACTCCGAGGGCCTGGGCTACAAGCTGGACTACCAGGTCAGCGGCCTGCGCGGCGACTGGGACTATCTGGCCGCGGCCTCGGTGCAGGAGCGCGGCATCTTCTACGACGGCGAGGACCGCACCGTCGGCATCGACGAGATCTCGGGCGAGATCCAGGACTCCACCAGCTTTGATCTGTTCGGCAAGGTCGGCTACTGGCTGGACGACAACCAGAATCTGGAATTCTCCCTCAACCGCTTCGAACTGGAGAGCAATCACGACTATATCGCCGTGGCCGGCGACCGCACCCGGGGCATCCCCACCACCTCGCGCGAGGCCACCCCGCCGAACGACGCCCCCTTCAACGAGGCAACCACGGCAAACCTTTCCTACAAGCACCTAGACTGGCGCGACAACCAGCTCAAGGCGCAGCTCTACTATCAGCGCTTTCGCGCCCAGTTCGGCACCCACCCGACGGCCTTCCCCTACACGGATGCCATGGGCAACAGCCAACTCGACCAGACCCGCACCGAGTCGGACAAGCTGGGCGGCAAGTTCACCCTGACCCGCGCCGGCCTGTTCGATGACCGTCTCAAGCTCACCACCGGCATCGACCTGCTCCAGGACACCACCAAACAGGTGCTGGCGCAGACCGGGCGCACCTATGTGCCCGAATCGGTCCTGCACAACGCCGCCGCCTTCGTGCAGGGCAATATCCGGGTCATGGACGGGTTGTCACTGCACACGGGAGCCCGCTACGAATACGCGAAACTCGATGTCGACGATTACAGCACCATCGACCGCAGCAACGTCACCCAGGACCTGGTCCAGGTCGATGGCGGCAGTCCCGACTTCAAGGAGCCGCTGTACAACCTCGGCGTGGTGTATCAGGCGACGGACAGGATCCAGCTGTTCGCCAATTATTCCGAAGGCTTCGGCATCCCGGATGTCGGCCGGGCGCTGCGCGGCATCAGCACGCCGGGTCAGGACGTGGATACCCTGGTGAAGCTGCAGCCGATCGTGACCGACAACCGCGAGATCGGCACCCGTCTGAGCGGCGAGCGCTTCGATCTGGAGATCAGCTACTACGAATCGGACTCCGATTTCGGCGAGCGCCTGACCCAGGTGGGCACGACCTTCGTTGGCAAGCGCGAGAAGGTGGAGATCCAGGGCGTCGACGTCAGCGGCAGCCTGCGGGTCAACGAGGCCCACAGCCTGGATTTGATCTACAGCTATAACGAAGGCAAATCCGACACCGACGGCGATGGCGAGGTCGACACCGACCTGACCGGGTTCAATGTCGCGCCCGAGCGTCTTACGCTCAAGTGGCGCGCGGACTGGAACGACCGCATGTCCAGCCACGTGCAGCTCAGCCATTACTTCGACAATACCTTCAGCGACCAGACCAACGCCAACCTGCGCGAGTTCAACGGCTATGACCTGGTCGACGCCTCGCTCAGCTACCGCCTGCCGGTAGGCCGGGCCAGCCTGGGCATCGAGAATCTGCTGAACGAGGAGTACATCTCCTATTACTCGCAGACCGCACGCGACGGCGACAACCAGTACTTCGCCGGCCGCGGGCGCACCTTCACCCTGAGCTACGAGCTCGATTTCTGAACGCGGCTGGCAGCATCAGGACAGCGAGGCAGGGAATTGGCCCAGGGAGTCTTGATGCGACCTCGCTGTCGGACGGAATCCGGGCGGTCAACCCTCCTGGATCCCGGCCTGCGCCGGGATGACGGCATGGAAAACCATCGGATGCTACACAGTGCGCATGAACCGCAGAATGAAACAGGGTCTCGTCTTCGCCCAGCAGATCGGCCTTGCACTTGCCGGCGGCTACGGCCTGAGCGTGCTGCTCACCATGCTGCTGGCCCGGGCGCTCAGCGGCCTGCTGGCGCGCAGCGAGGCTGTGGTGCTGTCGGCCATGCTGGGGTTTGTCGTCTACCTGCTGGTCCTGCTCTGGGCCTTCGCCGAGCGCCGGCTGCCCAGGTTGTGGCTGGTGCTGGGGGGCGGCGGCATCGCGGCCCTGGTCATGGTGCTGCTGCATTCCGCCTGATTGAATGATGCACCGTTCCTTCCGCGAATCCATGCGCTGGCTGCACACCTGGGCCGGCCTGGTGCTGGGTGCCCTGCTGCTGGCTATCTTCTGGACCGGCACGTTGAGTGTGTTCGACAAGGAGATCGACCGCTGGATGATGCCGGCCACCCGGCTGGCGCCCGCCGATACTGTCGCGCTGGAGCCGGCCCTGGCCACGGCCCGGCGCATCGCGCCTGACGCGCCCAACTTGCGCTTCATGCTGCCGTCCGAACGGGCGGCACAGCTGCGCCTGTTCTATACCGATGCCGCCGGTGAGCTGGTATTCCGCGATCTGGATCCCCGCACCG
This sequence is a window from Thiohalobacter thiocyanaticus. Protein-coding genes within it:
- a CDS encoding sigma-70 family RNA polymerase sigma factor, translating into MSWTYEQHLADFYRQHHSWLQQLLRRRAGCSETAADLAQDTFLRLLSRDEDLSRIDSPRAYLTRIAQGLLANHWRRRDIEQAYLDALSRQPEALAPSPEVHHLIVETLYRLDAALRDLPEQVRQAFLLSRLEGVRYADIAAEFGVSERMVKKYIARAMLQCLQADLDLAA
- the metE gene encoding 5-methyltetrahydropteroyltriglutamate--homocysteine S-methyltransferase, with protein sequence MTTTHNLGFPRIGHRRELKFATEQYWRGEIDRDTLLRTGRELRERHWKLQQAAGLDLIPVGDFSLYDQVLDHAVMFGVVPRRFGHAGGPVDLDTMFRMARGRAPTGTPAAACEMTKWFDTNYHYLVPEFETDTRFALSSEHLFEQVEEAGALGIPVKPVLLGPLSFLWLGKSRDTRAAPLALLEQLLPVYGEVLERLAGLGADWVQIDEPILTLDLPAAWHKAFESTYHRLQSAPVKLLLTTYFGALQDNLCLAANLPVAGLHIDAVRAPEQVAAVADWLAPHKVLSVGSVDGRNIWRTDLSAALDRLEPLREALGERLWIAPSCSLLHVPVDLGQEDRLDAELRSWLAFATQKVEEVSALKQALDRGREAAVAALQASDAAVHSRARSQRLHRPEVRERMARVDARMSQRQHPYSERARVQHQRLNLPAFPTTTIGSFPQTDEIRAARRDFKAGRITAQAYDDKMREQIAYAVRQQEDYGLDVLVHGEAERNDMVEYFGEQLEGYAFTRYGWVQSYGSRCVKPPILFGDVVRPHPMTVEWARYAQALTDKPMKGMLTGPVTMLQWAFVRDDQPREETCLQVALALRDEVTDLEAAGIGVIQIDEPALREGLPLRRDDWTGYLAWAARCFRIAASGVRDETQIHTHMCYSEFNDIIEAIADLDADVITIETARSDMELLDAFHDFDYPNEIGPGVYDIHSPNRPEVTQMVELMRKAAQRIPAARLWVNPDCGLKTRGWPEVEDSLRNMVTAARQLRRMQGQDIRTTGS
- a CDS encoding TonB-dependent receptor domain-containing protein; amino-acid sequence: MQTLNRRSRPLALAVSLALIPLSPAVLAASPDAAGAQYQATQRYAIPAGPLGTALSRFAAEAGLLLSSDASLTAGKRSPGLHGEYSREQALRQLLAGSGLEFRFTDADTVMLQPASGAGAMQLSTIAVTATRGNSVKGETPQKITVIGREQIEEQLQHSTNRGQILSNLIPGYTPGRQKLTNSGETFRGRDALILIDGVPQSNPLRDSARDGYTIDLSMVERIEVIHGASAEHGLGATGGIINYVTKRAEAGELNQHAAVRMTADNEFHSEGLGYKLDYQVSGLRGDWDYLAAASVQERGIFYDGEDRTVGIDEISGEIQDSTSFDLFGKVGYWLDDNQNLEFSLNRFELESNHDYIAVAGDRTRGIPTTSREATPPNDAPFNEATTANLSYKHLDWRDNQLKAQLYYQRFRAQFGTHPTAFPYTDAMGNSQLDQTRTESDKLGGKFTLTRAGLFDDRLKLTTGIDLLQDTTKQVLAQTGRTYVPESVLHNAAAFVQGNIRVMDGLSLHTGARYEYAKLDVDDYSTIDRSNVTQDLVQVDGGSPDFKEPLYNLGVVYQATDRIQLFANYSEGFGIPDVGRALRGISTPGQDVDTLVKLQPIVTDNREIGTRLSGERFDLEISYYESDSDFGERLTQVGTTFVGKREKVEIQGVDVSGSLRVNEAHSLDLIYSYNEGKSDTDGDGEVDTDLTGFNVAPERLTLKWRADWNDRMSSHVQLSHYFDNTFSDQTNANLREFNGYDLVDASLSYRLPVGRASLGIENLLNEEYISYYSQTARDGDNQYFAGRGRTFTLSYELDF
- a CDS encoding FecR domain-containing protein is translated as MTQRHAGSSVDPMDALEQAAEWFACLQGEEVSATERERWRQWLQASAAHRQAWARVERIDHQFRSLPAQPARQALQAAGRSRRRFLKGVVGLGLVAPVGWLAWRQMAPTAGLTRLHTATGEIREIELPDGSRLWLNTDTAVHLDYTPALRRLELLAGEVHLATAADPRPLRIDTPYGPASPLGTRFSVRLEEHRARVAVSAGRVAVTPRQGAGTSEIAAGRVRTFTRRQVSASTPLTSQDAAWPRGMLVADNLALGAFLAELERYRVGVIRCDAGVADLKLVGAYPLEDTDRVLAALEASLPVRVTRITPWWVSVQAR
- a CDS encoding LysR family transcriptional regulator, whose product is MTIEIRHLRTLAALAASGSLAQAAERVHLTQSALSHQLRTLEDHYGVTLLHRGSRPIRLTPAGERVLALAQEVLPALEQVEHSLLGIAAGRVGRLYVTIECHACFDWLLPLLEDFRQRWPEVEIDIRTPDHFDALPALIDGDIDLVITSDPIERPRLEFQPLFDYRALLAMPTDHPLVERDWIRPQDLADQALITYPVPQQRLDIFTHFLDPAGVTPAQVRQCELTAVLLQLVASRRGLAALPDWVLRPALEADRLAARPLGPQGMGGRMYAAVRTTEAELPWLADFIALATAAER